In a genomic window of Scyliorhinus torazame isolate Kashiwa2021f chromosome 5, sScyTor2.1, whole genome shotgun sequence:
- the LOC140419775 gene encoding uncharacterized protein produces MERKSAVHSGEKPYTCSVSGRSFNRSSDLLKHKCGHNVEKPWKCGDCEGEFHSPSELEIHQRSHTGERPFTCSVCEKGFTQSFNLLRHQQVHTGQRPFHCSVCGKGFTQSSNLRTHQRVHTGERPFTCSQCGKGFIHSGNLLSHQRVHTDKRPFKCPECGKCFKSSRELTRHQQVHTEKRPFKCPECGKGYKSSWELMFHQRVHTDERPFRCSLCETGFKQSSQLAVHQRIHTGERPFTCSECDKGFTRSSQLMVHQRVHTGERPFKCPECGNCYKSFGELMSHQRVHTDERPFRCSDCGTGFRKSSHLTEHQRTHTGERPFTCAKCGKGFTQSSQLTAHQRVHTEERPFKCPDCGKCYKRSGDLMSHQRVHTDERPFRCSHCGTGFRRSSILIEHQRVHTGERPFTCSKCGKGFTRKSNLLTHQRVHKILDGADMQLGN; encoded by the coding sequence atggaaagaAAAAGcgccgttcacagtggggagaaaccgtacacgtgttctgtgtctgGACGAAGCTTCAACCGATCATCTGACCTGTTGAAACACAAATGCGGTCACAATGTGGAGaagccatggaaatgtggggactgtgagggAGAATTCCATTCCCCATCTGAACTGGAAATTcaccaacgcagtcacactggggagagaccattcacctgctctgtgtgtgagaaaggattcactcagtcattcaacctgctgagacaccaacaggttcacactgggcagagaccgttccattgctctgtgtgtgggaagggattcactcagtcatccaacctgcggacacaccagagagttcacaccggggagagaccattcacctgctcccagtgtgggaagggattcattcactcgggcaacctgctgtcacaccagcgagttcacactgacaagagaccttttaaatgcccagaatgtggtaagtgctttaaaagttccaggGAACTGACAcgccaccagcaggttcacactgagaagagaccttttaaatgcccagaatGTGGAAAGGGCTATAAAAGTTCCTGGGAGCTGAtgttccatcaacgtgttcacactgacgagagaccgttcaggtgctctctctGCGAGACTGGGTTCAAGCAATCATCTCAACTCGCTGTacatcaacgcattcacactggggagagaccgttcacttgctcTGAATGTGacaagggattcactcgatcatcccaACTCAtggtgcaccagcgagttcacactggggagagacccttCAAATGCCCAGAATGTGGGAATTGCTATAAAAGTTtcggggaactgatgtcccatcaacgtgttcacacggatgagagaccgttcaggtgctctgacTGCGGGACTGGGTTTCGGAAATCATCTCATCTCACTGAAcatcagcgcactcacactggggagagaccattcacctgcgccaagtgtgggaagggattcactcagtcatcccaactcacagcacaccagcgagttcacactgaggagagaccttttaaatgtccagactgcgggaagtgctataaaagatcTGGAGacctgatgtcccatcaacgtgttcacactgacgagagaccgttcaggtgctctcactgcgggactgggttcagaagaTCATCAATTCTAAttgaacaccagcgagttcacactggggagagaccattcacctgctccaagtgtgggaagggtttcactcgGAAATCCAACCTGctgacccaccagcgagttcataa